From Enterococcus mundtii, the proteins below share one genomic window:
- a CDS encoding metal ABC transporter substrate-binding protein: protein MKNKLNILWLMGAVLFIFAGCGSSAAEEKEENLTVVATNSIIADMAKEVGKEHVDVHSIVPVGTDPHEYEVLPEDIKKASDADVILYNGLNLETGDAWFENLMDTANKKEDEDYFAVSKEVEPLYLTGGESETEADPHAWLDLSNGIKYVQEIARIFAEKDPDHATQYEENADAYIEKLKELDKQAKESFGSIPDNKKLLVTSEGAFRYFSQAYDLPAGYIWEINTESQGTPEQMQSIISQVRASDVPVLFVETSVDPRSMERVASETGLEIYDELFTDSIAKEGETGDSYYGMMKWNIETIHDGLSQEKK, encoded by the coding sequence ATGAAAAATAAACTGAATATCTTATGGTTAATGGGAGCTGTCTTATTTATTTTTGCAGGTTGTGGCAGTTCCGCAGCAGAAGAGAAAGAAGAAAACCTGACCGTCGTAGCAACAAATTCGATCATCGCCGACATGGCGAAAGAAGTTGGAAAAGAACACGTCGATGTTCATAGTATCGTCCCAGTTGGCACTGACCCACATGAATACGAGGTATTGCCAGAAGATATCAAAAAAGCAAGTGATGCTGATGTCATCTTATACAATGGGTTAAACTTGGAAACAGGGGATGCTTGGTTTGAAAACTTGATGGATACGGCAAATAAAAAAGAAGATGAAGACTATTTTGCAGTAAGTAAAGAAGTTGAACCACTTTATTTGACCGGTGGAGAATCAGAGACAGAAGCAGATCCACATGCGTGGTTGGACCTTTCAAACGGAATCAAATATGTACAAGAAATCGCACGCATCTTTGCTGAAAAAGACCCAGACCATGCTACGCAATATGAAGAAAATGCAGATGCGTATATCGAAAAATTGAAAGAATTAGATAAACAAGCGAAAGAGAGTTTTGGATCGATCCCAGACAATAAAAAACTATTAGTAACAAGTGAAGGAGCTTTTAGATACTTCTCACAAGCATACGATCTACCAGCAGGGTATATTTGGGAAATCAACACAGAAAGCCAAGGTACACCTGAACAAATGCAATCGATCATCAGCCAAGTTCGTGCTTCGGATGTTCCAGTCTTATTTGTGGAAACAAGTGTTGATCCGAGAAGTATGGAACGTGTCGCAAGTGAAACAGGTCTTGAAATCTATGATGAGCTATTCACTGATTCCATTGCAAAAGAAGGAGAAACTGGTGATTCTTATTATGGAATGATGAAATGGAACATCGAAACGATTCACGATGGTCTGTCTCAAGAAAAGAAATAA
- the queG gene encoding tRNA epoxyqueuosine(34) reductase QueG produces MALTLKEEIIQESKRIGIDKIGFTTAEPFDHLKESLVEQKAAGHTSGFEHPNIDERLYPEMTFDRPKSIIAIALAYPTKIHEKMPRDEKRGQFARASWGIDYHDVLRDRLQQLISFIESRATHWQKEEEWRLAPQVDTGELIDVAVAQRAGLGFIGRNGLLITEEFGSFVYLGEIVTNIDLEPDAPGVFGCGECTRCVTACPTDALLGDGRMNAKRCLSYQTQTKGMMPEEYRKKMSNVIYGCDICQLVCPYNRGKDFHFHPEMEPKVDEVYPKLTPMLTISNKEFKQQYGHLAGSWRGRKPLQRNALIALANLGERAALPHIEECLSDVRPVIRGTAAWAIGKLGIKDPEKWQEVLSCALEKETDEEAIHEMNQAIQLLQKKKSPKK; encoded by the coding sequence ATGGCACTAACATTAAAGGAAGAAATCATTCAAGAAAGTAAACGAATCGGGATTGATAAAATCGGGTTTACTACAGCAGAGCCATTTGATCATTTGAAAGAATCGTTGGTAGAACAAAAAGCTGCTGGACATACTTCTGGATTTGAACACCCTAATATCGATGAACGTTTATATCCGGAGATGACGTTTGATCGACCGAAATCAATCATTGCAATTGCTTTAGCGTATCCGACAAAGATCCATGAAAAGATGCCTAGAGATGAAAAGCGTGGACAGTTTGCTCGTGCTTCTTGGGGCATCGATTATCATGATGTCTTACGGGATCGTCTGCAACAATTGATTTCATTTATTGAGTCACGAGCGACACATTGGCAAAAGGAAGAAGAATGGCGCTTGGCGCCGCAAGTAGATACAGGTGAGTTGATCGACGTAGCTGTGGCGCAACGTGCTGGTTTAGGGTTTATCGGTCGAAACGGATTATTGATCACAGAGGAATTTGGCTCGTTCGTCTATTTAGGTGAGATCGTGACCAATATCGACCTAGAACCAGATGCTCCTGGTGTCTTTGGGTGTGGCGAATGTACCCGTTGTGTGACGGCTTGCCCAACGGATGCACTTTTAGGTGATGGGCGAATGAATGCTAAACGCTGTTTGTCTTATCAAACGCAGACAAAAGGCATGATGCCAGAGGAGTATCGAAAGAAGATGAGCAACGTCATTTATGGTTGTGATATCTGTCAGTTGGTTTGTCCTTATAATAGAGGGAAAGATTTTCACTTTCATCCAGAAATGGAACCAAAAGTAGACGAAGTCTATCCGAAACTCACGCCCATGTTAACGATCTCTAATAAAGAATTTAAACAGCAATACGGTCATTTGGCTGGTTCATGGCGTGGAAGGAAACCTCTTCAACGAAATGCGCTGATTGCCTTAGCCAATTTAGGAGAACGTGCCGCTTTGCCTCATATTGAAGAGTGTCTAAGTGATGTCCGTCCAGTGATTCGCGGGACAGCAGCGTGGGCAATCGGTAAGTTAGGAATCAAAGATCCTGAAAAATGGCAAGAAGTATTAAGTTGCGCACTGGAAAAAGAAACAGACGAAGAAGCAATCCATGAAATGAACCAAGCAATCCAATTGTTACAAAAGAAAAAAAGTCCTAAAAAATGA
- a CDS encoding LysM peptidoglycan-binding domain-containing protein yields MNSIKKIVLGTTVAAGATAMFVGTTAHADEVYTVKAGDSLSKISQKFAGDNSLIKAIAEQNSIDDINRIFVGEELTIPTDASSVKTTEVAPTTEKVETPVVTETPAQEYTYVAPVETVEVAPATTTVTTNSNSAKEWIAQKESGGSYTATNGRYIGRYQLDSAYLNGDYSPANQERVVEEYVAGRYGSWDAAKAFWLANGWY; encoded by the coding sequence ATGAATTCAATTAAAAAGATCGTTTTGGGGACAACTGTTGCCGCTGGAGCAACTGCAATGTTTGTAGGGACTACTGCTCATGCAGATGAAGTCTATACAGTAAAAGCTGGAGATTCATTATCTAAAATCTCACAAAAATTTGCAGGTGACAATTCACTGATCAAAGCTATTGCAGAGCAAAATTCGATTGACGATATCAACCGCATTTTCGTTGGTGAAGAATTAACAATTCCAACTGACGCTTCATCAGTAAAAACAACAGAAGTAGCACCAACAACTGAAAAAGTAGAAACTCCTGTAGTAACAGAAACACCAGCGCAAGAATATACATATGTTGCGCCTGTTGAAACAGTTGAAGTAGCACCAGCTACAACTACTGTAACAACAAACAGCAACTCTGCGAAAGAATGGATTGCACAAAAAGAATCAGGTGGTTCTTACACTGCAACAAACGGCCGTTACATCGGACGCTACCAATTAGATTCAGCATATTTGAACGGTGACTACTCACCAGCGAACCAAGAACGTGTTGTAGAAGAATACGTTGCTGGACGCTATGGTTCATGGGATGCTGCAAAAGCATTCTGGTTAGCAAACGGTTGGTACTAA
- a CDS encoding NAD(P)/FAD-dependent oxidoreductase, whose amino-acid sequence MEKIAIIGGGIIGMTLANYLDTSKFEVTLFDAKEGQATRASAGIISPWLSKRRNKQWYQLAKDGAAFFPKLIQDLSLDDSIYKQSGTLIFRQKEALEDLAALAEQRKKDAPEIGDISLLQAEETAQVLPLLKPTPALFVTGGGRLDGHAYLSHLATRLEKQMVKVISERVQLRKETAHWVISGTFGQLDFDRVILAPGPSLKPLLEQIGFHADIRPQKGQLIVFQTPYANSQEWPVAMLEGEADFIPFNDGTILVGATHENDAGWDLVPTESAYQQLIKSTVPFLAEPDQLATWKHTMRVGTRAYTSDFAPFFAPVPDEPSLIAASGLGSSGLTTGPYIGYLIAEYLNTGIWRGDHYQKPIDTYLSRL is encoded by the coding sequence ATGGAAAAAATTGCTATTATCGGTGGTGGCATCATCGGTATGACATTAGCCAACTATTTAGACACCTCTAAATTTGAGGTGACCTTATTTGATGCAAAAGAAGGACAAGCCACTCGCGCTAGTGCAGGCATCATCTCGCCTTGGCTTTCAAAAAGACGAAATAAACAGTGGTATCAGTTAGCAAAAGATGGTGCGGCTTTTTTCCCAAAACTAATCCAGGATCTATCACTTGATGATTCCATCTATAAACAATCCGGCACACTAATTTTCCGCCAAAAAGAAGCTTTGGAAGATCTTGCTGCACTTGCCGAACAACGAAAGAAAGACGCACCTGAAATCGGCGATATTTCGCTGTTACAAGCTGAAGAAACAGCCCAAGTTCTCCCATTGCTAAAACCAACACCTGCTTTATTTGTGACTGGAGGGGGGCGTTTAGACGGTCATGCCTATCTATCTCACCTTGCCACACGCTTGGAGAAACAAATGGTCAAAGTAATCTCTGAACGTGTCCAGTTACGCAAAGAAACCGCACACTGGGTCATCTCTGGTACTTTTGGACAACTTGACTTTGACCGAGTCATTCTAGCGCCTGGCCCTTCATTGAAGCCGTTACTGGAGCAGATTGGCTTTCATGCTGATATTCGTCCACAAAAAGGACAGCTGATCGTTTTTCAAACACCTTATGCGAACAGCCAAGAATGGCCTGTTGCCATGTTAGAAGGGGAAGCCGATTTTATCCCATTCAACGATGGGACTATACTAGTTGGCGCAACCCATGAAAATGATGCGGGTTGGGATTTGGTTCCTACCGAATCTGCTTATCAGCAATTGATAAAAAGTACAGTGCCATTTTTAGCTGAACCCGATCAGCTTGCTACATGGAAACACACCATGCGAGTAGGCACCCGGGCGTACACCTCCGATTTTGCGCCGTTCTTTGCACCTGTTCCAGATGAACCAAGCTTGATCGCCGCAAGTGGCTTAGGCTCCTCTGGTTTGACTACTGGCCCTTATATCGGCTATTTGATTGCAGAGTATCTCAACACAGGGATTTGGCGAGGCGACCATTATCAAAAACCGATCGATACGTACCTTTCAAGATTATAA
- a CDS encoding MFS transporter, with amino-acid sequence MQKQKQLQLIPAVLATGIMSFAGVLIETAMNVTFPTLIQEFQISTSQVQWVTTIYLLMIAIIVPLSTYLTKNFSLRTLFLSSNLLFIAGLLVDYFSPTFLLLLLGRVLQGAATGIALPLMFHIILTFAPMGKRGTMMGLGTLTTAIAPAIGPTYGGILTANFSWSHIFLFLLPVLLLSLAIGLYAIPKFKVEKSGRLDLLSVLGISLMFSGSLTFLSMFRDWIGWASLVVAILGFILFYQRTKKADHPLIRLEIFKNHTFRLFLFSFLVYQFLLLGVSFVLPNFVQIVQGNNAFVAGLAMLPGAAIGALLSPFSGKLLDQHGPKKPIFIGLLFSLVGWTVLVLILGHASLSFLIACHFFYMIGIGLSYSNMMTTGMNALSMELQGDGNAVFNTLQQFSGAVATTLVAVIINFFQDHRSDSYEAATTLGSKVALSVLLGLLIISLILFIRYMVQKPKQIKN; translated from the coding sequence ATGCAAAAACAAAAACAACTACAATTAATTCCTGCTGTACTTGCCACAGGGATCATGTCATTTGCAGGCGTTTTGATTGAAACCGCAATGAACGTGACCTTCCCAACACTGATTCAGGAATTTCAAATCAGTACCTCCCAAGTACAATGGGTAACAACCATTTACTTATTAATGATTGCGATCATTGTGCCACTTTCAACTTATCTGACAAAAAACTTTAGCCTGCGAACTCTTTTCTTGAGTTCCAATTTACTATTTATTGCTGGTTTGTTGGTCGATTACTTTTCCCCTACCTTCTTGTTACTACTTTTAGGTCGGGTACTCCAAGGTGCTGCGACAGGGATAGCCTTGCCACTGATGTTTCATATCATCTTGACTTTTGCTCCTATGGGAAAAAGAGGAACGATGATGGGTCTTGGTACTTTGACAACCGCCATTGCACCAGCGATTGGTCCTACGTATGGTGGGATCTTAACTGCTAATTTCTCATGGAGTCATATTTTTCTCTTTCTATTGCCAGTGCTACTCCTTTCACTTGCGATTGGCTTATACGCGATTCCTAAATTTAAGGTGGAAAAATCTGGCCGCTTAGATTTGCTCAGCGTCCTTGGTATTAGTCTGATGTTCAGTGGAAGCTTAACTTTTCTAAGCATGTTCAGAGACTGGATTGGCTGGGCATCCTTAGTCGTCGCCATTTTAGGATTCATTCTTTTCTATCAACGAACAAAAAAAGCCGATCATCCTTTGATCCGACTTGAGATTTTTAAAAATCATACGTTCCGCTTATTCTTATTTAGCTTTTTAGTTTATCAATTTTTATTACTTGGTGTTTCTTTTGTCCTACCGAACTTTGTCCAAATCGTCCAAGGGAACAATGCCTTTGTCGCTGGTCTGGCAATGCTACCAGGTGCAGCTATTGGTGCCCTCTTATCTCCTTTTTCAGGAAAGCTACTCGACCAACATGGACCTAAAAAACCAATTTTCATCGGTCTCTTGTTTTCACTTGTTGGCTGGACCGTCCTTGTGCTGATTTTAGGTCACGCATCATTAAGCTTTTTGATTGCCTGTCATTTCTTCTATATGATCGGTATTGGTTTGTCTTATAGCAATATGATGACTACTGGAATGAATGCTTTATCGATGGAATTACAAGGTGATGGCAACGCCGTATTCAATACGTTGCAACAATTTTCTGGAGCTGTCGCTACTACGTTGGTGGCTGTGATCATCAACTTTTTCCAAGATCATCGTTCAGATAGTTATGAAGCAGCAACAACGTTAGGATCAAAAGTTGCTTTAAGTGTCCTACTTGGCTTGTTGATCATTAGTTTGATCCTATTTATCCGCTATATGGTGCAAAAGCCTAAGCAAATAAAAAATTAA
- a CDS encoding GyrI-like domain-containing protein: protein MEKIEWRKTDSSYRMSKKPHLMTLPAQNFFCINGIGDPNGEEFKRRVGCLYAVSYTIRMAPKNDWLIPDYLPYTVYPLEGQWGLQEKFLNEPVMLKEHFSYQLMIKQPDFVTPQVAAEALARAKTKIPEDLASQLVFTTIEEGLVAQILHIGSYDDEPETFEKLTLFLKEKGYRRTSKEHKEIYMSDPRRTAPEKLKTILRVAVEQDKSVEVSDIN from the coding sequence ATGGAAAAAATCGAATGGAGAAAAACCGACTCTAGTTATCGTATGTCAAAGAAACCACATTTAATGACACTTCCTGCGCAAAATTTTTTTTGTATCAACGGAATAGGTGATCCAAATGGAGAAGAATTTAAGCGCCGTGTAGGTTGTTTATACGCTGTTAGCTATACGATCCGAATGGCACCTAAAAATGATTGGCTGATTCCTGACTATTTGCCTTACACGGTTTATCCTTTAGAAGGTCAGTGGGGGTTACAAGAAAAATTTTTGAACGAGCCAGTGATGTTGAAAGAGCATTTTTCGTATCAATTGATGATCAAGCAACCGGATTTTGTGACTCCTCAAGTTGCTGCAGAGGCGTTAGCGCGAGCGAAAACCAAAATTCCAGAAGATCTAGCGAGTCAACTTGTATTCACAACGATCGAAGAAGGTCTTGTGGCACAGATCTTACACATTGGTTCCTACGACGATGAACCAGAAACATTTGAAAAGCTTACTTTATTTCTTAAGGAAAAAGGCTATCGCCGAACTTCGAAAGAGCATAAAGAAATCTACATGAGTGATCCCAGAAGGACTGCGCCAGAAAAATTAAAGACGATTTTGCGAGTAGCCGTTGAACAAGACAAATCAGTCGAAGTGTCAGACATCAACTAA
- a CDS encoding arginine repressor has product MKKNQRQSLIRQLITEHAIGTQEELLNHLQMNGVNATQATISRDIRELKLVKIQDENKQIRYALFNQQADSLMEDRLRSAVKREVLRIQRIQFMIVVLTEKDGADVVTNWLDEVDYPEVAATIAGVDTFIIICRTEEEAQAFAEKLEQMRE; this is encoded by the coding sequence ATGAAAAAAAATCAACGACAATCCTTGATTCGCCAATTGATTACTGAACATGCAATCGGTACGCAAGAGGAATTATTGAATCATTTGCAGATGAATGGTGTCAATGCAACTCAAGCAACGATCTCACGCGATATACGTGAGTTGAAACTTGTGAAAATACAAGATGAGAATAAACAAATACGCTATGCGTTGTTCAATCAACAAGCGGATTCTTTGATGGAAGATCGCTTGCGAAGTGCGGTCAAACGAGAAGTATTACGAATTCAACGGATTCAATTCATGATCGTTGTCTTAACCGAAAAAGATGGTGCGGATGTGGTAACAAACTGGTTAGATGAAGTGGATTATCCAGAAGTGGCTGCGACGATTGCCGGCGTTGATACGTTCATTATTATTTGTCGCACAGAAGAAGAAGCCCAGGCTTTCGCTGAAAAATTAGAGCAAATGAGAGAATAG
- a CDS encoding manganese catalase family protein, translating to MFRHQKELQFEAKPDRPNPLIAKYLQELIGGQYGEMSVAMQYLFQGWSCRGEEKYKDMLMDIATEELGHVEMLATMVARLLEDAPVEDQEEAMKKDPTIGAIISGMNPQHAIVAGLGPRPADSVGNPWSGGYIVASGNLLADFRANLNAESQGRLQVARIYEMIDDRGVKDLLSVLLARDSYHQNLWAAAVKELEETEGGILVPTTFPREEERKDIAYDFYNFSEGDESSEGSWAKGKALDGEGEYQWLEEPKIEGEAPKLKPVTPKMYGTPPKKK from the coding sequence ATGTTTAGACACCAAAAAGAATTACAGTTTGAGGCAAAACCAGATCGTCCGAATCCATTAATCGCAAAATATTTACAAGAATTGATTGGCGGACAGTATGGTGAAATGAGTGTAGCGATGCAATACCTTTTCCAAGGTTGGAGCTGTCGTGGGGAAGAAAAATATAAAGATATGCTGATGGACATTGCAACAGAAGAACTTGGACACGTTGAAATGTTAGCGACAATGGTTGCTCGCTTACTTGAAGATGCACCTGTTGAAGATCAAGAAGAAGCAATGAAAAAAGACCCAACGATTGGTGCGATCATTTCCGGCATGAATCCTCAACACGCTATTGTAGCTGGCTTAGGACCTCGTCCTGCGGATAGCGTTGGTAATCCTTGGAGTGGTGGTTATATTGTTGCTAGTGGGAATCTACTTGCTGATTTCCGTGCGAACTTGAACGCAGAATCTCAAGGAAGACTACAAGTAGCTCGTATTTACGAAATGATCGATGATCGTGGCGTAAAAGACCTACTATCAGTTTTATTAGCTAGAGACAGTTATCATCAAAACCTTTGGGCAGCAGCTGTCAAAGAATTAGAAGAAACAGAAGGCGGTATTCTTGTTCCTACGACTTTCCCAAGAGAAGAAGAACGTAAAGATATTGCTTATGATTTCTATAACTTTTCAGAAGGTGACGAAAGTAGCGAAGGTTCTTGGGCAAAAGGTAAAGCTTTAGATGGTGAAGGGGAATATCAATGGTTGGAAGAACCTAAGATCGAAGGCGAAGCACCTAAATTAAAACCAGTAACACCTAAAATGTACGGTACCCCTCCCAAAAAAAAATAA
- the sapR gene encoding two-component system response regulator SapR — protein sequence MAKIMVVEDEEIIRQLIMEELEKWQFETYGTSDFNQVFADFEKEEPQLVLLDINLPVFDGYYWCQKIREISKVPIIFISSRNTNMDMIMAMNMGADDFVTKPFQIDVLIAKINALLRRSYNYGELSSEMMTHNGITLNVDNGSMEINGEMIDLSKNEYRLLFILMKQHGKILTREKLLRALWDDERFVDDNTLTVNINRLRRKIEQAGITDYIETKVGQGYIVP from the coding sequence ATGGCTAAAATTATGGTAGTGGAAGATGAAGAGATCATTCGTCAGCTGATTATGGAAGAGTTGGAGAAATGGCAATTTGAAACTTATGGAACGTCAGATTTCAATCAGGTTTTTGCTGATTTTGAGAAAGAAGAACCACAACTTGTTCTTTTAGATATCAATTTACCAGTGTTTGATGGTTATTATTGGTGCCAGAAAATACGAGAAATTTCCAAAGTTCCAATCATTTTTATTTCAAGTCGTAATACGAATATGGACATGATCATGGCGATGAACATGGGGGCAGACGATTTTGTGACGAAGCCGTTTCAAATCGATGTCTTGATTGCTAAAATCAATGCTTTGTTGCGTCGTTCATATAATTATGGTGAGTTGTCGAGTGAAATGATGACCCATAATGGAATCACGTTGAACGTCGATAATGGCAGTATGGAGATTAATGGGGAAATGATCGATTTGAGCAAGAATGAGTATCGCTTGTTGTTTATTTTAATGAAGCAACACGGAAAAATTTTGACTCGTGAAAAGTTATTGCGTGCGTTGTGGGATGATGAACGGTTTGTCGATGACAATACACTGACGGTCAACATCAATCGCTTACGTCGTAAAATCGAACAGGCAGGGATCACCGATTATATCGAAACAAAAGTCGGCCAGGGGTATATTGTTCCCTGA